One genomic region from Vitis riparia cultivar Riparia Gloire de Montpellier isolate 1030 chromosome 17, EGFV_Vit.rip_1.0, whole genome shotgun sequence encodes:
- the LOC117904421 gene encoding uncharacterized protein LOC117904421, with product MAMASKTRNMLEGLVREGSFKWLLGSRSSFNDEVEEMGKSPSARKNWIQELSPVANIVVRRCSKILGISTMELRESFDAEASDSIKHPSCFARNFLEYCCFRALALSTQVTGHLADKKFRRLTFDMMLAWEAPSATCQPLLNVGEDAAVGIEAFSRIAPVVPTIANVIISDNLFEVLTASTDGRLQFSIYDKYLTGLERAIKKLKCQSESSLLSTVRSSRGEKILEVDGTVTTQPVLEHIGISTWPGRLILTDHALYFEALRVVSYDKAKIYDLSDDLKQVVKPELTGPWGTRLFDKAVLYKSISLSEPVVIEFPELKGHTRRDHWLAIIREILYVHRFIHQFQISGVERDEALSKAVLGILRVQAIQEISSAVPLRSEALLMFNLCDQLPGGDLILETLANLSTSRELDRTNNSVVEGGMYSISALAMVSNLGFVFGTSPDVPNEAGLVVGEIAVGKMTMLEKVVKESRSNYKKVVLAQETVDGVKVDGIDTNLAVMKELLFPVMELGKLLLSLAYWDDSRKSLAFCSIFTYIIWRGWLGYALALILIFIAVFMALTRCCGQGRPVEEVKVIAPPTMNTMEQLLAVQNAISKAEVFVQDMNIVLLKLRALLLVIFPQASLKFAMALLLIAVVLALVPLKFMVILTFLETFTHYSPPRRAITERWMRRFREWWFSIPAAPVLLEREKEEKKRK from the exons ATGGCCATGGCAAGCAAAACTAGAAATATGCTGGAGGGTCTGGTAAGAGAGGGATCATTCAAATGGTTGCTTGGCAGCAGGAGTTCCTTCAATGATGAAGTTGAGGAGATGGGAAAGTCTCCATCAGCTCGGAAAAATTGGATTCAGGAGCTTTCGCCTGTTGCAAATATTGTCGTCAGAAGATGCTCAAA AATCCTTGGCATTTCTACAATGGAACTTCGTGAAAGCTTTGATGCAGAAGCTTCTGATTCTATAAAGCATCCATCATGTTTTGCCAGGAACTTTTTGGAATACTGTTGTTTCAGGGCACTTGCTCTATCAACACAAGTAACGGGTCATTTGGCTGATAAAAAGTTTCGACGTCTAACATTCGACATGATGCTAGCGTGGGAAGCTCCAAGTGCCACCTGCCAACCGTTACTTAAT GTGGGTGAAGATGCCGCTGTTGGGATAGAAGCCTTTTCAAGAATAGCTCCGGTGGTTCCTACCATTGCCAATGTGATTATCAGTGATAATCTTTTTGAGGTGCTTACAGCATCAACTGATGGTCGGCTTCAGTTCTCCATCTATGATAAGTACCTAACTGGACTAGAAAG AGCAATAAAAAAGTTGAAGTGCCAATCAGAGTCATCTCTTCTTTCTACTGTCCGGTCCTCAAGGGGAGAAAAGATCCTGGAAGTGGATGGGACGGTTACCACCCAACCAGTTCTTGAACATATAGGAATCTCTACATGGCCTG GTCGATTAATTCTCACAGATCATGCGCTTTACTTTGAAGCTCTTCGTGTTGTATCTTATGATAAGGCCAAAATATACGATTTATCAGATGACTTAAAACAGGTCGTTAAACCTGAGTTGACAGGACCATGGGGTACACGACTTTTTGACAAGGCAGTTCTGTATAAATCAATTTCCTT ATCAGAACCAGTTGTGATTGAATTTCCTGAACTTAAAGGACATACTCGTCGGGACCATTGGCTAGCCATTATCCGAGAAATTTTATATGTTCATAGATTTATTCATCAGTTCCAGATTAGTGGAGTTGAACGTGACGAGGCACTTTCAAAGGCTGTGCTTGGAATTCTGCGAGTGCAGGCCATTCAAGAAATTAGTTCTGCAGTTCCTCTTCGTAGCGAGGCTCTTCTCATGTTTAATCTTTGTGATCAGCTTCCAGGTGGAGACttaatattagaaacacttgcaAACTTGTCAACATCAAGGGAATTAGACAGGACTAACAATTCAGTGGTTGAAGGTGGGATGTATTCAATCTCAGCCTTGGCCATGGTTTCTAACTTAGGGTTTGTTTTCGGAACAAGTCCAGATGTTCCTAATGAGGCTGGGCTTGTTGTTGGTGAGATAGCTGTTGGGAAAATGACTATGTTGGAAAAAGTAGTGAAGGAATCCAGAAGCAACTATAAGAAGGTGGTGCTAGCACAAGAAACAGTTGATGGTGTAAAAGTAGATGGCATTGACACCAATTTGGCAGTAATGAAG GAGTTACTTTTTCCAGTTATGGAGCTTGGGAAGTTGCTTCTTTCTCTGGCATATTGGGATGACAGCAGAAAGTCTCTGGCATTCTGCTCAATTTTCACTTACATCATTTGGAG GGGATGGCTGGGTTATGCCTTGGCACTGATACTCATCTTTATTGCGGTCTTTATGGCACTTACGAGATGTTGTGGTCAAGGGAGGCCCGTTGAGGAAGTGAAGGTAATAGCACCTCCTACAATGAACACAATGGAACAGCTTTTGGCTGTGCAAAATGCGATTTCTAAAGCTGAAGTGTTCGTCCAGGATATGAACATTGTTCTGCTCAAGTTACGGGCCCTGTTGTTGGTCATTTTCCCTCAG GCAAGCCTCAAATTTGCAATGGCTCTCTTGCTCATAGCTGTGGTTTTGGCCTTGGTTCCCCTCAAGTTCATGGTTATACTGACCTTTCTGGAGACATTCACACATTATTCACCCCCAAGGAGAGCAATCACAGAGAGATGGATGAGGAGATTCAGAGAATGGTGGTTTAGCATTCCAGCAGCTCCTGTTCTTCTTGAAAGagagaaggaagagaaaaagaggAAGTGA
- the LOC117904422 gene encoding VQ motif-containing protein 8, chloroplastic-like, which produces MSPSQLNDHAHTKNGLKINKDSHLIKKSSPPSSSSSSAMAVKPQQHRHPVIIYTHSPKIIHTHPRDFMALVQKLTGLSRSDDDGPAQQAQRKAEKGGLSEDHRNNVKDEMESTSVISDENCSSGATANLEFHFILDLGRIE; this is translated from the exons ATGAGCCCATCGCAATTGAATGACCATGCACATACAAAAAATGGCTTGAAAATCAACAAGGACTCTCATTTGATCAAGAAATCATCACCACCGTCGTCATCCTCGTCATCGGCGATGGCCGTAAAGCCTCAGCAGCACCGCCATCCGGTCATCATCTACACACATTCACCGAAAATTATACACACTCATCCCAGGGACTTCATGGCGTTGGTGCAGAAGCTGACCGGGTTGTCGAGGTCGGATGACGACGGTCCAGCTCAGCAGGCGCAACGGAAGGCGGAAAAGGGCGGTTTATCGGAGGATCATCGGAATAACGTGAAGGATGAAATGGAGTCAACTTCAGTAATCTCAGATGAGAATTGCAGCAGTGGTGCTACTGCCAATCTT GAGTTCCATTTCATCCTCGACCTTGGAAGGATTGAGTGA